A genomic window from Methanobacteriaceae archaeon includes:
- a CDS encoding putative quinol monooxygenase has translation MSFIVILAKIQPKEGCHDSILELSEELIYESQLEDGNIEYELLQSDKDNSLTFVEKWESVESLKKHMKSPHFLNFNEDIAEFVQSEDIEVLSSEKIEL, from the coding sequence ATGAGTTTCATTGTTATTTTAGCAAAAATCCAACCTAAAGAAGGTTGCCATGACAGTATCTTAGAACTTTCCGAAGAATTAATTTATGAATCTCAACTAGAAGATGGAAATATTGAATATGAATTGTTACAATCTGATAAAGATAATTCATTGACTTTTGTTGAAAAATGGGAATCTGTTGAATCTCTTAAAAAACATATGAAGTCACCACACTTTTTAAATTTCAATGAAGACATTGCTGAATTTGTTCAAAGTGAAGACATTGAAGTGCTAAGTAGTGAAAAAATTGAATTATAA
- a CDS encoding Na+/H+ antiporter NhaC family protein codes for MNINDNMKLGLIAAVSIIALFVLSLFISQAPANDDNAIRFGILTLLPPLVAIGLAFITKETILSLFMGVFVGEFMLCVNDLNIVSTAVNAFLQMGSQIISCMADPWNAGIILQCLLIGGIIQLVTKMGGAKALADTFAKRADTPRKAQLFTWILGLCVFFDDYANSLIVGPIMRPVMDKLKVSRQKLAFIVDATAAPVAGIAIISTWIGLEISLIAAGFQSVGVTNVTGFGIFLQTIPYRFYNIFILIFIVISAVTLYEFGPMKKAEQAARKRDADEKVIVPNAPGFDEVKPVEGIKLSIWNAIIPIGTLIIGALIAFYWSGYTTILGGEDQALIAIMKTAPLSFNGIFTALSQSDASVALFQAALLASIVAIVMAVGGKILTIEDAISEWIGGMKTIVITGVILLLAWSLGGVIGEVGTASYLVGVLKNALPQFIVPSLIFILGALISFATGTAYGTMSILMPLAIPLAWAVSSGDMSFTIVCTSGVLTGAIFGDHCSPISDTTILSSMGTSCSHIDHVQTQIYYAVFVACVAIFIGYIPAGLGISWFISLPVGIVVLYIGLKVLGEKVDFDEVEDSSS; via the coding sequence ATGAATATTAATGACAATATGAAATTGGGTTTAATTGCAGCTGTATCTATTATAGCTCTTTTTGTTTTATCCTTATTTATTTCCCAAGCACCAGCTAACGATGATAATGCTATTCGTTTTGGTATTTTAACATTATTACCACCTTTAGTTGCTATTGGTTTAGCTTTCATTACTAAAGAAACAATTTTATCATTGTTTATGGGTGTATTTGTCGGGGAATTTATGTTATGTGTTAACGATTTAAACATCGTTTCCACTGCTGTTAACGCATTTTTACAAATGGGTTCTCAAATTATATCCTGTATGGCTGATCCATGGAATGCAGGTATTATTCTTCAATGTTTACTTATTGGAGGTATTATCCAATTAGTAACCAAAATGGGTGGTGCAAAAGCTCTTGCAGATACCTTTGCTAAAAGAGCAGATACTCCAAGAAAAGCTCAATTGTTCACTTGGATTTTAGGATTATGTGTTTTCTTCGATGATTATGCAAACTCCTTAATTGTTGGTCCTATTATGAGACCAGTTATGGATAAACTCAAAGTATCTAGACAAAAATTAGCTTTCATTGTTGACGCAACCGCAGCTCCTGTTGCAGGTATTGCTATTATTTCTACTTGGATTGGTTTAGAAATCAGTTTAATCGCTGCTGGTTTCCAATCTGTTGGTGTAACTAACGTTACTGGTTTTGGTATTTTCTTACAAACTATCCCATACAGATTCTACAACATCTTCATTTTAATCTTTATTGTAATTTCTGCAGTAACATTATATGAATTTGGTCCAATGAAAAAAGCAGAACAAGCTGCACGTAAAAGAGACGCAGACGAAAAAGTTATTGTCCCTAACGCACCTGGATTTGACGAAGTTAAACCAGTTGAAGGAATTAAATTATCCATCTGGAATGCTATTATCCCTATTGGTACCTTAATTATTGGTGCTCTTATTGCATTCTACTGGAGTGGATACACTACCATTTTAGGTGGAGAAGATCAAGCTCTTATTGCTATTATGAAAACTGCTCCATTATCATTTAATGGTATTTTCACTGCATTATCTCAATCTGATGCTTCCGTTGCTCTTTTCCAAGCTGCACTTCTTGCTTCTATTGTTGCAATTGTTATGGCAGTTGGTGGAAAAATCCTCACTATTGAAGACGCTATCTCTGAATGGATTGGCGGTATGAAAACTATTGTTATTACCGGTGTAATCTTACTCTTAGCTTGGTCTTTAGGTGGAGTTATTGGTGAAGTCGGAACTGCTTCTTACTTAGTAGGAGTTCTTAAAAACGCATTACCACAATTCATCGTACCTTCCTTAATCTTTATCTTAGGTGCATTGATTTCCTTTGCAACCGGTACTGCATACGGTACTATGAGTATTTTAATGCCTTTAGCAATTCCATTAGCTTGGGCTGTAAGTTCTGGAGATATGTCCTTTACCATTGTATGTACCAGTGGTGTATTAACTGGAGCTATTTTCGGAGACCACTGTTCTCCAATTTCAGATACTACAATTTTATCATCTATGGGAACAAGCTGTAGCCACATTGATCACGTTCAAACACAAATCTACTACGCTGTATTCGTTGCATGTGTAGCTATCTTTATCGGTTACATCCCTGCTGGTTTAGGTATCTCTTGGTTCATTTCCCTTCCAGTCGGTATAGTTGTATTATACATAGGTCTTAAAGTTTTAGGTGAAAAAGTAGACTTTGATGAAGTAGAGGATTCCTCCTCATAA
- a CDS encoding PD-(D/E)XK nuclease family protein, with the protein MKLSKSKVNSYLKCPREFKFQYIDEIEVEPNKYMALGSDVHLVAEKFIEKFGDELEDVDINNELLKISHEENIGYDLAEHVDNLGSFFKEVFIDNDYKLYSNEEYLIDEENRFSGICDIILEDENGELVIIDYKTSKSNTFSKYRRELCYYKLLVENVYEKPVSKVGIFFTKNGRLRLLDICDEDNKRKYLNENEISDAVDTLHDVRSKINDGKFPAKRQFLCKYCTYKHICDDYY; encoded by the coding sequence ATGAAATTATCAAAATCCAAAGTCAATTCATATCTAAAATGTCCAAGAGAATTCAAATTTCAATATATTGATGAAATTGAAGTTGAACCGAATAAATATATGGCTCTTGGAAGTGATGTTCATTTAGTTGCTGAGAAGTTTATTGAAAAATTTGGCGATGAATTGGAGGACGTGGATATAAACAACGAACTTTTAAAGATTTCCCATGAAGAAAACATCGGATATGACTTGGCTGAACACGTTGATAATTTAGGTTCTTTTTTTAAAGAAGTATTTATTGATAATGATTATAAACTATATTCTAATGAAGAATATTTAATTGATGAAGAAAACCGCTTTTCTGGAATTTGTGATATAATTTTAGAAGATGAAAACGGCGAATTAGTAATTATTGATTACAAAACATCAAAATCAAATACATTTTCAAAATATAGAAGAGAATTATGCTATTACAAGTTACTTGTTGAAAATGTTTATGAAAAGCCAGTATCCAAGGTTGGAATATTTTTTACAAAAAATGGGCGTTTAAGATTACTTGATATTTGTGATGAAGACAACAAACGCAAATATTTAAATGAAAATGAAATCAGCGACGCTGTTGATACTCTTCATGACGTTAGAAGTAAAATAAATGATGGAAAGTTTCCAGCCAAAAGACAGTTTTTATGCAAATACTGCACATATAAACATATTTGTGATGATTACTACTAA
- a CDS encoding flavodoxin family protein, giving the protein MKIVALQGSPRKGGNCDVLMDEMIKGIEENGGEVTKYYLEDQEIAPCKACMYCAENPDCVRNDDGNKILDEMLEADGVIFATPVYYGQMSAQGKLIIDRFYGIGQNPNKSLSGKAALIFTENQPEHTYDAYIELTKASPFEFMGYEVIGHVDAGNAGPAGIVAEEQKDKLKEAYELGLKF; this is encoded by the coding sequence ATGAAAATTGTAGCACTTCAAGGAAGTCCACGTAAAGGTGGAAATTGTGACGTATTAATGGACGAAATGATTAAAGGTATTGAAGAAAACGGTGGAGAAGTAACTAAATATTACTTAGAAGACCAAGAAATCGCTCCATGTAAAGCATGTATGTACTGTGCTGAAAATCCTGACTGTGTACGTAATGATGACGGAAATAAAATTTTAGATGAAATGCTTGAAGCTGATGGTGTAATCTTTGCAACTCCAGTTTACTACGGTCAAATGTCTGCACAAGGTAAATTAATCATTGATCGTTTCTATGGTATCGGCCAAAACCCTAATAAAAGCTTATCTGGTAAAGCAGCATTAATCTTTACTGAAAACCAACCTGAACACACCTACGATGCATACATTGAACTTACCAAAGCATCTCCATTCGAATTTATGGGATATGAAGTTATCGGTCATGTTGATGCAGGTAATGCAGGTCCAGCAGGTATTGTTGCTGAAGAACAAAAAGACAAATTAAAAGAAGCTTATGAACTTGGTTTAAAATTCTAA
- a CDS encoding 4Fe-4S dicluster domain-containing protein, producing the protein MGLGSLFKRKKKEVVDESHIVIDESQCEGCEKCCIACPNNVFVIDEDVSKVRNHQVCKNCKVCIAICPNNCITVN; encoded by the coding sequence ATGGGTTTAGGTTCTTTATTTAAAAGAAAGAAAAAAGAAGTCGTTGATGAGTCTCATATTGTCATTGATGAGAGTCAATGTGAGGGTTGTGAGAAATGCTGTATTGCATGTCCAAATAATGTTTTTGTAATTGATGAGGATGTATCTAAAGTAAGGAATCATCAGGTCTGTAAAAATTGTAAGGTATGTATAGCAATTTGTCCTAACAATTGTATAACTGTAAATTAA
- a CDS encoding transcriptional regulator, with the protein MDSLVKYVLKSSYRVRVIKAIGRDVKMPSQIAIDSNVLNNHISRTLKQLKEHGLVELINPEARCGRLYRLTDNGLAVLESINLKK; encoded by the coding sequence GTGGATAGCTTAGTAAAATATGTTTTAAAATCATCATACCGGGTTCGTGTAATTAAAGCTATTGGTCGGGATGTAAAAATGCCGTCTCAAATTGCGATTGATAGTAATGTTTTAAATAATCATATAAGTAGAACATTAAAACAGCTTAAAGAACATGGTCTGGTTGAGTTGATAAATCCTGAAGCACGCTGTGGCAGATTATATAGACTTACAGATAATGGATTGGCAGTATTAGAAAGTATTAATTTAAAAAAATAG